The Candidatus Acidiferrales bacterium genomic sequence TATCCCGTGACGATGCCCGAAGTACCCGATAACCCCGATACGAACGTCTACGACATGCGTCTGGTTAAGCATGAGGACGGCTGGATTTACGGATTGTTTTGTACGGAGAGAAAAGACCCTGACGCTCCGGTCAGCGATACTTCCTCCGCAGTCGCACAATGCGGCATTGCGCGGACGAAAGATTTGAAAAAATGGGAGCGGCTCCCGGACTTAAAAACAGCGTCGCCGCAACAGAGAAATGTGGTGCTGCATCCGGAATTTGTAGATGGAAAGTATGCATTTTACACCCGGCCGCAAGATGGTTTCATTGACGCAGGAACGGGCGGGGGAATCGGATGGGGATTGTGTGAGTCGGTGGAAGATCCGAAAATTGTGAAAGAAACCATCATAGACGACAGACAGTACCACACGATCAAGGAGGTGAAGAACGGACTCGGTCCCGCTCCGATCAGGACGGAGAAAGGCTGGCTCCAACTAGCGCACGGCGTAAGAAACACCGCTGCGGGACTCCGGTATGTGCTGTACTTGTTTCTCACGGATTTGAAAGAACCCAACATGGAGATCGCGTCGCCCGGAGGATACTTTCTCGCTCCACAAAGCGAAGAAAGAATCGGAGACGTTTCGAACGTTGTCTTCAGCAATGGATGGGTCGCGAAGAGGAACGGAGAGGTCTTCATTTACTATGGATCCTCAGACACGAGGATGCACGTTGTCACAACCTCAATCAACAGACTTTTAGATTATGTGTTAAATACCCCTCCCGACAAATCTACCAGCGCCGCAAATGTTAAAATACGAAACAAGCTTATCGAGAGGAACCTTGAAGCAATCAAGAAAATAAAGGGATTATGATAGGCGTTTGTTATTCATGCCTTACATAAAATTGCGGTCCAGGAAATTGATTCTTTGAGAAATCTTAAGTCGACGATCGTTCGGGGCTCAGACTTTTCCTCTATCGATTGCCTCGCGTACCACCTTCAGCACTTCGTTAGCCATATAAGGTTTTTGAATAAAGTCTTTGACGCCTGCCGCTTCGAGTACTGACCTGATCTCCGGATCAATAAAACCGCTCGCCATTATGACTTTGACTTCAGGGTTTACACGCTTGATATGCGACACTATTTCTTCACCGCTCAACTTCGGAAGTCCGAGGTCGGATAAAACGACGGCTATTTGATCCTTGTTCTTTTGAAATGTCTGCATGGCTTCCTGTCCGTCGCTCGCAGCTAAAACTTTATATCCTTTGGGCTCGAGTATCGCTTTAAGCAAGTCTCTCAGCATCTCTTCATCCTCGATAATCAATACGGTATCTGTCCCTCCAGATATTTCTTCCGGCGACTGTTGAATCGTTACACCGTTCTCAATGGGTTCTTCGAAAACCGGGAAATAAATGGAGAACGTCGATCCTTTCTTGGGCTCACTCGTGACACTGATAAACCCTCTGTGACTCTGCATTATTCCATAAGCGACGGAGAGTCCGAGTCCGGTCCCCTTGCCTACTTCTTTGGTTGTAAAAAATGGTTCGAAGATCCTGCGTCGTGTCTCTTCGTCCATTCCCGTTCCGTTGTCTTCGATACGTATTTCAACGTATTTGCCGGCAGAGGCTTCCGGAAACACGGGAAGCAGCGTATCACACGAGACCACATTTGTGGATATGGTCAGCTTACCCCCTCTTGGCATAGCGTCTCTTGCATTCACACAAATATTCAAAAGCACCTGATGAATTTGAGTCGCATCACCGGAGAAAACCGGCAGGTCATTCCGGAGCTCCGTGGTTATCACTACTGTCTTGGGAAATGTTTCTTCCACAAGTTTTTCTAATTCCGAAACTATTTCATTCACCTGAACAGACTCAAAAGTTGTCTCGGTTTTTCGGGCGAATGTCAGAAGTTGTTTCACCAGCGACTTGCCGCGCTCCGCAGATTTCATTATCGCCTGAGTCCCGCGCTGGAACTTTTTCTGATCAAATGCCGACTGGGTTAACAGGTCGGCATATCCGAGAATGACGCCGAGTATATTATTAAAGTCATGCGCGATTCCCGCCGCTATGTTGCCGAGGCCTTCCAACTTTTGAGTTTGCAGGAACTGCTGCTCCAGCATTCTGATGTCGGTTATATCTTTTGCCATTCCCGATATTATTTCACCATCCAAAGATGCACTGAGAAGAACGTTTCTTATCTTCCCGGTCTTTGTAACCCATTCGACTTCATTTGTTTTTCCAGTTTCCCCAAGGGTCCGCAGTTCCTGGACGAAGGATTCTCTTTCACGGATATTTCTGTACAAATCATAAGCTCTAATTGAGATCAATTCCATTGGAGAACTATATTCAAGCATATCCGCCATAGCTTTATTGGCGTATATAATTCTTCCGCTCAACGTGGTTCTGTAAACAGCCACGAGCGCATTCTCCACAAGCTCCCTGTATTTCTTTTCCGAATCTCTAAGCTCTTTCTCCATCAATTTTCTTTCAGTGATATCACGCGCGACCCAGAGCACAGAATCATTCGTCAATGGAGACACCGTCGCCGTTCGCCATTTTTCCTCTCCTCTAATGTTTATGGAATACTCCGCATTCTGAGGTTCCCCGCTCTCGAGCGTTTTACGGATCACATCGACGAAATAGTCTGCCTGTTCTCTGGGGAAAATCTCATTGCTTTTCTTACCCATGAGTTCCGAACTTGGCTTATATAATAGCGAATCTTCTGTCGGGGCCACCCTCAAGAAGCGGCCATCTTTGTCGAGTACAAGGATTATATCTTTCATCGACTCAAAGAGCGTGCGCAATTCCGATTCCGACCGACGTAACGCCTCTTCGACAGCCTTCCGTTCAGTGATATCAACCCCCATTCCGACAAGTCCAACGATGTTTCCCTTTGCATCAACCCACGGAATCTTGTAAGTCAGCAGCCAATGCTTTTTCCCTTCATGGTCGTACAAGTATTCTTCCCTGTTCAAGACAGGTTTGCCGTCTCGAATGACCGCCTGATCATCAGCAAAGAATTTCTCTGCAATCTCCCTGGGGAAAAATTCGAAATCGGTTTTTCCAAGGACTTCCTCCTCAGAGTTGCGCCCCACGAGGTGAACATCCGTTGGGTTGGACGTGACCTTCCGGCATTCTTTATCCTTGATATAGACCGCATAGGGAGTATTGTCTATCAGCGTTCTGAGGAGGATGCGCTCGCGCTGTTTTTCATCTTCCGCGGTTTTCCACTCGGTAATATCTCGAAGAACGCCGTCTATTCTGACCAATCGCTCCCCGTCGTAGATAGGAACGGACTTGTCTTCGATATAGAGAAGTGTCCCGTCTTTGCACCTCCACCAATTTTCCGAAAGGGGTATTTCCTGAACGACGTGTTTTTGTAAATCGGCAACGACGGGATCATCCCCAGCAGGACTCTCGGATCGAACCACCTGCTTCAAGAACGCCCATCTGCCACCCATCTTCTCTATGTCGGAAATAGAATATCCGAGTTTTCGTTCAAAGACAGGACTCAGATAAGTGAATTCAGCCGTCCGTCCGTCAATGCTATAAATTGTGTCATCGATAGAGGTCGTAATTTGTGCCAGAACCTCTTCCGATTTGCGCAGGGCTTCCTCTGCCTGTTTGTGAGCCGTGATGTCTCTCGCAACCAGCAGAACTCTTTCTTCATCCATCTTCGAGAGACTTGCATTGAACCAGGTTTCCCTTCCGTCGATTTCTAATTTGTATTCCGTGTTCTGCAGTTCGCCAGCTTCCAACGCCTTTCGAGTAATAGACAAGAATTCGTCGGCTTGCTCTTTACTGAAAATTTCATGCAAAGTCTTTCCAATCAGTTCTGCAGCCGGTTTGTATAACAACTTAGGATCGGTCGGTGCTACCTTTACGTATCTCCCATCGCTATCGAGAACAAGCACAACATCTTTCATTGAAGCGAATAAAGTACGAAGTTCGGCTTCGGATGCGCGGAGCGCCTCTTCGGTTGTTTTCTGGCTCGTTATGTCAGTGGTGATCCCCACGAAACCGTTGATATTATCTTTTTCATCCCGCAGCGGTATTTTTGTTACCAACGCCCAGTGTTTGCTGCCACTTTTGTCGACACGGAATTCTTCCCTGTCCATCACAGCTATGCCATCCTCGATGACTTTACGATCCTCCAGGAAAAACTTTTCGGCCATCTCTTTTGGATACACTTCAAAATCCGTCCGACCGAGGATATCGTCGTCAAAGGTCGAGCCGATATTTTTGAGGACGCTTCCCACTGCCAGCACATGAGCGCGGTTCACCAGAACCTCTCGGTATTCTTTGTCCTTTACAAAGATCGCGTTCGGAATATTGTCAATCAAAGTCCTGAGGAGAATACGCTCGCGCTCTCGCTCTTCTTCCGCAAGCTTGCGCTCGGTGATATCCGAAACGATCCCGAGGAGCCCGACAATCTCGCCTGCCTTAGCTCTGATCGGAATTTTTGAAACCGATATCCAGCGCTTCTTACCATCTGAATAGGTTCGCGGCTCTTCTCTGTCTAAAACAATCTGTCCATCTTGGAGCACCTTTTGATCGTCAAGGAAGTAAATTTCCGCCTCTTCTCTCGGATAAAGATCAAAATCGGTCTTCCCCAGAATTTCTGACTCGGCTAACTCAGGACGATTTGTGTCTTCCGACAGGCGACTCACATGCGCTCTGTTGACGACTGTCTTCCTGTATTCCCCATCTTTCACAAATACCGAGGAAGGCAAGTTATCGATCAAAGTCTTGAGAAGTGCACGCTCACGTTCCAGCGCTTCTTCAGCTTGCTTGTGTTCGGATATATCTTCAAGCGTCCCTTCGTAGTAAGCTACTTTGCCATCCGTGTCATAAACAACACGTGCATTTTCTCTCACCCAGAACACGCTTCCATCAGGTCTGATCTTCTTCGATTCGAGGCCCGTTATAAATCCTTTCTGTTCAATGAGTTCACGAAACTTAGCGCGAGGATATGCGGCCTGATAATGTCCTTCTTCTTCCACATTGAATTTTACCAATTCGTCCAGATTTCGGAAGCCTAGAATTTTTACCATGGCCGGATTGGCGAAAAGCACTCGGCCATCCGGTGTGGTACGATAGAAACCGATCGCGGTGTTTTCAAATATCGCGCGAAAGCGCTCTTCACTCTCACGCAGCATATCTTCCACTCTTCTCCTCTCGGTAATGTCGATGCCGATGCCGATTAGTCCAACTATTGTTCCACCCTCGTCCCTCAAAGGTACTTTTGTTGTGAGCAACCAGATTTTTTTGCCCTCAGGATCAATGACATATTCTTCTCTGTTGAGGATTGGCCGCCCGTCACGGATGACTCTCTGGTCGTCGATAAAGAATTTTTCCGCCTCTTCTTTTGGAAATAGGTCAAAGTCGGTCTTACCAATTATTTCTGCCTCGGACTTTAACCCTGTGTGAGCAAGATTAGCCGGATTCGCAATTATCTTATGGTAGTTTTTATCCTTCACATAAACCGAGTGCGGCAAATTGTCGATCAAGGTTCTAAGGAGAATGCGCTCGCGTTTCTGCAACTCCTCCGCCTCCTTCTGTGCAGTTATCTCGGTCGTAATTCCGACAAGTCCTTCGATCTGTCCATTCCTGTCGCGAAGCGGGACCTTTGAGACTAACACCCAGCTCTGCCGTCCATCTGCTTTGATGCCGGTTTCCACTTTGTTCAGGATCGACTCACCGTCACGGATGATCTTTTGATCGTCCTCAAGATATTTCTCTGCAAGTTCCTTCGGATAGATATCGAAATCGGTTTTACCCAGAATGTCCTGTTCAGGGTTCAGTCCCAGGCGACCGAGATGGGCGGCAACACTTTTCACATGCTGATCATTGACTATCGTTTTTCGATATTCTTTGTCCTTCACGAATACAGCGCTTGGCAAATGGTCGATCAAGGTCCTTAGCAAGATTCTCTCACGCTCCTGTGCCTCTTCCGCGCGCTTACGGTCTGTGATATCTTGGATTGTTCCGAAGTAACTTGCAGGCTCTCCGGCAGAATCAAGCATCAATTCTCCTCTACACCACATCCAGCGCTCAACCCTGTCACTGGGTCTCACGATCCGATATTCTAAATTGAAAGATTTTTTTTCGGAAATTACCTCTTTGAAATATTCCGCAAGCTGCACGCGTTCCTCAGGATGGACCAGGCTCATGAGATTATCTATGTCAAGCTTGAATCCTGAATCGACGCCTAAAATCTCATCGATCATCGGTGAAGTTGAATACGTTCCCGATTTGATATCGAAGACGTAAGAACCGATCCTGGCAACACGCTGCGATTCGCTTAACCAGAACTCCCTGTCCTTTATGGCCTCATACGTCGATTTCTCTCTTGCCCGCACTTCGATCGTCCATAGGGCAAATCCTATGTCATCGGCGAGTTCCGACAAAAGGTGAACTTCTTCCTGAGAAAAGCTATTTGGCGAACCGGCAAAAACGTTGACGACGCCGACCACATTGCCGCTGATTCGTATCGGGAAAGCACCCGCCGAACGGACGCCATGCCTTCTTTCTTCATCATGCCGTAGTTTGTATAACGATTCGTTCTCTAAATCATTAGAGACCGAGGCCAATCCCGTTCGGATGGCCTCAACAATCAAGCCGTGTTTCTCCGGTTTTCCATCAGCAGCAATCATTATTTCTTTCAATGCCCCGCTGTCTATCCCGTTCCACGCGATAGGGTGTACCACTTTACGACCTTCGTCAACAACTCCGATCCACGCCATGCGGTACTTTCCGTCCTCCACGAGAATGCGGCAAGCTTCGTTGAACAGGATCTCGGGAGTCGAGTTCCTTATGATAAGCTGATTAATATTGGACAATGTCCGCAAGATCTGATTCAGCCGGACTATCCGTTCTTGAGCTAATTTCACTTCCGTTATATCTTCGGCTGTACCCTCATAGTAAATTCCGCCCTCGCCATGGACGACATGTGCACTCTCGCGAACGAAAAGGAGGTTCCCATCTTTCCTCTTCCACACTGCTTCAAATCCGCTGACCACCCCTTCACTGCTTATGCGGTGCAGAAAATCTTCGCGCGTGCTGGGAGGCTCGAATCCTTCTTCACTCAGATTGCGTTCCTTTAATTCTCTTAAACTTCCGAACCCCAGCATTTTTACCAGTGCTCGATTAGCGTAGAGTATTCGCCCGTCCGGAGTGGTGCGGTAGATTCCGAAGGCCGCGTTCTCAAACATGTACGTCGAGGACACTTCCTTTCCCGGGGATGATTCCGATTCCTTCTGCCCATTTATGTCCGTTAACGAGCCTGCAATTCCAACCCCTCGACCGCTCTTATCGAACTGCGGAGTTACAACATCTTCAACCCAAGTATATCTTTTTGTTTTCTTGTGACGAATCCTGTAAGTAAGCCGGATCGATTTTTTAGATTTGCTTGAAACTTTTTTGGTGAGAACATTTTGGATTTCTCTCTCCACAAGCCTTGCATCATCTGGGTGAATGATAGAAATCCAGAGCCCGGGATTCTCTGCAAAATCTGTTGCTTTGTAGCCAAGAAGTTTTTTTACGTTGTCGCTGATAAAACTTATCTTGCTACGGGATGGATCACTGCCAATCTTCCTTAAATAAACGGTCTCCCTAACAGATCGCAACATCAGGTTGAAAGATGCGTTCTTTAACATATATTACTCCGTGAAATGAGATGTCACTAGATTCCTGTAAATCGGACACTTCTCGCTGCCGACAAATCAGTCTCTATGAATTCTGTCGGCTCTAAGTTAATGAACAACATGCACAAAAGCATCAAGCACAGGATACCTGTCGAATCTCCCCATGAGGATAGATCGTAAGAAAAATCAGAGACTTTAGCTCGGGAATCAGGCTCAACACTTGCGAGTCTCATCTCGACATCAGCATGCCATTCACTCTGGCTGTTGAGATTTGCGTGCTTATTGGGAATTATAGAATAAAGAAGAGACTAAATAAAATCTTGTTAGATCAGAAATTTTACTCGGAAGCCGTCATTGCCCGGATGAATAATAAAGATCGTTCCATTTCAGTTCTTTCTTGAACTCGGAAATATTCGTCGAATCGTTGATTAACAGATATTCCATTCCGAACATCTCGGCGAAATCTTCCAGATACTCCGCGCTAATGCTCTGGCTGAAGGCCGTATGATGGGCACCTCCAGCAAGTATCCATGAGTGTGCAGCGACCGTCAAATTCGGTTTAGGAATCCAGACCGCGCGTGCAACGGGTAATTTTGCCAGCGGCTCGTTCGGCGGGACTACGACCACCTCATTCACTATCAACCGAAACCGATCACCGACATCGATGATGGTGGCATTTATCGCCGGCCCCACAGGGGTATCAAAAACAAGTCGAGGCGGATCAGCCTTACCGCCGATAGACAACGGCGCAATCTCGAGAGATGGTTTGCCCTCAGCGATCGATTCACAAATCTCGAGCATGTGAGCGCCGAGAACCTCCATGCCATCTTGTCCAGGATTAAAATGATAAGTATAATCCTCCATGAATGATGTGCCGCCTTTAAGTCCGGCAGACATTACTTTCGCGGCACGGACCAACGCTGCCGTTTTCCAGTCGCCCTCGGCCCCGAAGCCGTAACCGTCTGCCATCAACCGCTGTGCTGCCAGTCCCGGCAATTGTCTCAATCCATGAAGATCTTCAAAAGTATCTGTAAATCCCGTGAAGTTTCCGCTCTCAAGAAAGGCCCTCAGCCCGATCTCGATCTTCGCTGCTTCTCTCAACGATTGATGCTTCTCGCCGCCTTTTCGCAGCACTTTGGATACCTTGTACCTATTTTCGTATTCCGCAATCAGCTTATCGACCTCAGAATCAGATGCTTGATCCACAAGATCGACGAGGTCACCGACGCCGTATCCGGCGACCGAATAACCAAACTTCATCTGGGCCTCGACCTTGTCACCTTCGGTAACTGCGACTTCGCGCATGTTGTCTCCGAAGCGCGCGATGGTCCCGCCTTGCATATCACATTTCGCGGCGGCGGCTCTCATCCACACCGCGAGCTTCTTACGAACCGATTCATCCTGCCAATGGCCCACGATCACTTTTCTGCTCTTGCCCATCCTGGTACAGATAAATCCAAACTCTCGGTCGCCATGAGCGGACTGATTCAGATTCATGAAGTCCATATCTATTTCACCCCACGGCAAGTCACGGTTAAATTGTGTATGAAGGTGTACGAAAGGTTTCTGCAAGACTTTCAACCCCGCGATCCACATCTTCGCAGGTGAAAATGTGTGCATCCAAAAAATTACTCCTATGCAATCGGGAGAACTATTCACATCCAAACATAGTTTGTAAACAGAATCCGGCGAAGTCAAAACGGGCTTGAATTCAACTTTCACAGGGAGTTCAGGAAACTTAGACAAATAACTTGCGATCTCTCTCGAGTGCCCGGCGACCTCTTTTAAAGTCTCCTCACCGTAAAGATCCTGGCTCCCCGTGGCGAACCAAACTTCATATTTTCTTAGATCGATCATAATCTCTTCTTTCTATTCACATTTCGAGAACTGGGCATTTCCCCTAACAGACAGATATGATCATTTCTTCTGTCCATAATAGGCATTCTTCCCGTGCTTTCTTTCATGATGCTTCTTCAAGATGTACTCCGGCAGTTCACCCGCGTCCGGATTAATCTGCAGCGTCTTCAGCGCAATCTCCGAGATGCGTTCCAGTGCAAGACTATTCTCCACCGAATCTTCCGGATCTTTTCCCCAGCAAAATGGGCCATGGCCCGCGACCAGTACCGCCGGAATTGCCATTGGATCCAGTTCTTTAAATCGTTCCACAATTATTTTTCCCGTATTTTCCTCGTAAGCCGATGCGACCTCGTCCTCTGTCATAAGTCGCGTTACGGGAACAGCGCCGGAAAAAAGGTCCGCATGAGTTGTACCGAGACAAGGAATTTCTTTGCCCGCCTGAGCGAATGCAGTCGCATTGATGCTGTGCGTGTGCGTAATGCCTCCGATTTGCGGAAAGGCTTTGTACAACTCGATGTGAGTCGGTGTGTCGGACGACGGACGTAATTTCCCCTCGACGACTCTGCACTTAAAATCGACGAC encodes the following:
- the araA gene encoding L-arabinose isomerase — its product is MIDLRKYEVWFATGSQDLYGEETLKEVAGHSREIASYLSKFPELPVKVEFKPVLTSPDSVYKLCLDVNSSPDCIGVIFWMHTFSPAKMWIAGLKVLQKPFVHLHTQFNRDLPWGEIDMDFMNLNQSAHGDREFGFICTRMGKSRKVIVGHWQDESVRKKLAVWMRAAAAKCDMQGGTIARFGDNMREVAVTEGDKVEAQMKFGYSVAGYGVGDLVDLVDQASDSEVDKLIAEYENRYKVSKVLRKGGEKHQSLREAAKIEIGLRAFLESGNFTGFTDTFEDLHGLRQLPGLAAQRLMADGYGFGAEGDWKTAALVRAAKVMSAGLKGGTSFMEDYTYHFNPGQDGMEVLGAHMLEICESIAEGKPSLEIAPLSIGGKADPPRLVFDTPVGPAINATIIDVGDRFRLIVNEVVVVPPNEPLAKLPVARAVWIPKPNLTVAAHSWILAGGAHHTAFSQSISAEYLEDFAEMFGMEYLLINDSTNISEFKKELKWNDLYYSSGQ
- a CDS encoding glycosidase, whose product is MKKTQFNQRIKRLFVVHEKLITRKNMPLKEGNGIFVRHKYPVLTAEHTPIFWRYDLNYESNPNLLERMGVNATFNSGAIELGGKILLAVRVEGVDRKSFFAIAESKTGIDNFKFWDYPVTMPEVPDNPDTNVYDMRLVKHEDGWIYGLFCTERKDPDAPVSDTSSAVAQCGIARTKDLKKWERLPDLKTASPQQRNVVLHPEFVDGKYAFYTRPQDGFIDAGTGGGIGWGLCESVEDPKIVKETIIDDRQYHTIKEVKNGLGPAPIRTEKGWLQLAHGVRNTAAGLRYVLYLFLTDLKEPNMEIASPGGYFLAPQSEERIGDVSNVVFSNGWVAKRNGEVFIYYGSSDTRMHVVTTSINRLLDYVLNTPPDKSTSAANVKIRNKLIERNLEAIKKIKGL
- a CDS encoding PAS domain S-box protein, which gives rise to MLKNASFNLMLRSVRETVYLRKIGSDPSRSKISFISDNVKKLLGYKATDFAENPGLWISIIHPDDARLVEREIQNVLTKKVSSKSKKSIRLTYRIRHKKTKRYTWVEDVVTPQFDKSGRGVGIAGSLTDINGQKESESSPGKEVSSTYMFENAAFGIYRTTPDGRILYANRALVKMLGFGSLRELKERNLSEEGFEPPSTREDFLHRISSEGVVSGFEAVWKRKDGNLLFVRESAHVVHGEGGIYYEGTAEDITEVKLAQERIVRLNQILRTLSNINQLIIRNSTPEILFNEACRILVEDGKYRMAWIGVVDEGRKVVHPIAWNGIDSGALKEIMIAADGKPEKHGLIVEAIRTGLASVSNDLENESLYKLRHDEERRHGVRSAGAFPIRISGNVVGVVNVFAGSPNSFSQEEVHLLSELADDIGFALWTIEVRAREKSTYEAIKDREFWLSESQRVARIGSYVFDIKSGTYSTSPMIDEILGVDSGFKLDIDNLMSLVHPEERVQLAEYFKEVISEKKSFNLEYRIVRPSDRVERWMWCRGELMLDSAGEPASYFGTIQDITDRKRAEEAQERERILLRTLIDHLPSAVFVKDKEYRKTIVNDQHVKSVAAHLGRLGLNPEQDILGKTDFDIYPKELAEKYLEDDQKIIRDGESILNKVETGIKADGRQSWVLVSKVPLRDRNGQIEGLVGITTEITAQKEAEELQKRERILLRTLIDNLPHSVYVKDKNYHKIIANPANLAHTGLKSEAEIIGKTDFDLFPKEEAEKFFIDDQRVIRDGRPILNREEYVIDPEGKKIWLLTTKVPLRDEGGTIVGLIGIGIDITERRRVEDMLRESEERFRAIFENTAIGFYRTTPDGRVLFANPAMVKILGFRNLDELVKFNVEEEGHYQAAYPRAKFRELIEQKGFITGLESKKIRPDGSVFWVRENARVVYDTDGKVAYYEGTLEDISEHKQAEEALERERALLKTLIDNLPSSVFVKDGEYRKTVVNRAHVSRLSEDTNRPELAESEILGKTDFDLYPREEAEIYFLDDQKVLQDGQIVLDREEPRTYSDGKKRWISVSKIPIRAKAGEIVGLLGIVSDITERKLAEEERERERILLRTLIDNIPNAIFVKDKEYREVLVNRAHVLAVGSVLKNIGSTFDDDILGRTDFEVYPKEMAEKFFLEDRKVIEDGIAVMDREEFRVDKSGSKHWALVTKIPLRDEKDNINGFVGITTDITSQKTTEEALRASEAELRTLFASMKDVVLVLDSDGRYVKVAPTDPKLLYKPAAELIGKTLHEIFSKEQADEFLSITRKALEAGELQNTEYKLEIDGRETWFNASLSKMDEERVLLVARDITAHKQAEEALRKSEEVLAQITTSIDDTIYSIDGRTAEFTYLSPVFERKLGYSISDIEKMGGRWAFLKQVVRSESPAGDDPVVADLQKHVVQEIPLSENWWRCKDGTLLYIEDKSVPIYDGERLVRIDGVLRDITEWKTAEDEKQRERILLRTLIDNTPYAVYIKDKECRKVTSNPTDVHLVGRNSEEEVLGKTDFEFFPREIAEKFFADDQAVIRDGKPVLNREEYLYDHEGKKHWLLTYKIPWVDAKGNIVGLVGMGVDITERKAVEEALRRSESELRTLFESMKDIILVLDKDGRFLRVAPTEDSLLYKPSSELMGKKSNEIFPREQADYFVDVIRKTLESGEPQNAEYSINIRGEEKWRTATVSPLTNDSVLWVARDITERKLMEKELRDSEKKYRELVENALVAVYRTTLSGRIIYANKAMADMLEYSSPMELISIRAYDLYRNIRERESFVQELRTLGETGKTNEVEWVTKTGKIRNVLLSASLDGEIISGMAKDITDIRMLEQQFLQTQKLEGLGNIAAGIAHDFNNILGVILGYADLLTQSAFDQKKFQRGTQAIMKSAERGKSLVKQLLTFARKTETTFESVQVNEIVSELEKLVEETFPKTVVITTELRNDLPVFSGDATQIHQVLLNICVNARDAMPRGGKLTISTNVVSCDTLLPVFPEASAGKYVEIRIEDNGTGMDEETRRRIFEPFFTTKEVGKGTGLGLSVAYGIMQSHRGFISVTSEPKKGSTFSIYFPVFEEPIENGVTIQQSPEEISGGTDTVLIIEDEEMLRDLLKAILEPKGYKVLAASDGQEAMQTFQKNKDQIAVVLSDLGLPKLSGEEIVSHIKRVNPEVKVIMASGFIDPEIRSVLEAAGVKDFIQKPYMANEVLKVVREAIDRGKV
- a CDS encoding L-ribulose-5-phosphate 4-epimerase, with product MLEKLKEKVLEANLSLSKYGLIALTWGNVSGIDREEGLIVIKPSGVEYDEMSDHDMVVVDFKCRVVEGKLRPSSDTPTHIELYKAFPQIGGITHTHSINATAFAQAGKEIPCLGTTHADLFSGAVPVTRLMTEDEVASAYEENTGKIIVERFKELDPMAIPAVLVAGHGPFCWGKDPEDSVENSLALERISEIALKTLQINPDAGELPEYILKKHHERKHGKNAYYGQKK